In Centropristis striata isolate RG_2023a ecotype Rhode Island chromosome 1, C.striata_1.0, whole genome shotgun sequence, one DNA window encodes the following:
- the LOC131971169 gene encoding uncharacterized protein LOC131971169 has protein sequence MAMVRVQRGSTHHRAGHTHNVGIYKVMCCSLFFTIYDQRQMTRNSMSSISKQLSYIGCAGRKSASSSTEIRMVLLGKTGSGKSSTANSILARKVFEAKVRSSSVTQRCRTVFGEIRGRHLTILDTPGLLDTQQTQQEVQKELRRSVNLMYPGPHVFLLVIQIGRFTQEEKEVVRQIKQAMGSHTLSFSVVVFTHGDLLEEGTSVKECLIDGCTDLAELVAACGGRYCVFNNQSSKNKEQVSELLALVDSIMQGNGGACYCSKMLQKAEEELAQELQEERRLLNEKEELLKRKQEAALKELFERELDVVQQKNKKEMKELKKQQDLEKKKELKLAQDREEAFRQKMEEYDKREKERKIQQMVKEMEIRREEEEKRAALQEKLDKVSKMLEEQCEQEKKMRRAMEENIQKERVEKEKKEREKDLQQIQKEQAIRQREEMKRDALQKELETLTRSLEEQRSKEEDRRKQMEDLLRREREENQRERDILMENQRAEKRRTAALQQDLKLIRMKVEQHKGSEENLKRQLEENRRREREKYDKDMSKLKKQCDQKCSELSNENKSAENHSRLTTVTGYVQEMGLMGVNAVLENVGTPCCIQ, from the exons ATGGCGATGGTTAGAGTTCAGAGGGGTTCAACACATCATCGTGCCGGACACACCCACAACGTTGGGATCTATAAAGTGATGTGCTGTTCTCTTTTCTTCACAATTTATGACCAGAGACAAATGACCAGAAACAGCATGTCATCCATTAGCAAGCAGCTGTCCTACATCGGCTGCGCGG GCAGGAAGTCGGCTTCCTCCTCCACTGAGATCAGAATGGTTTTGCTGGGAAAAACTGGCAGTGGAAAAAGCTCCACCGCCAACTCTATCTTGGCCCGTAAAGTCTTTGAGGCAAAGGTTAGAAGCTCCTCCGTCACCCAACGTTGTCGCACCGTCTTTGGAGAAATTCGTGGGCGACACCTGACAATCCTGGACACTCCGGGGCTCCTGGACACTCAACAGACTCAACAAGAGGTGCAGAAGGAGTTGAGGAGGAGTGTTAATCTCATGTACCCTGGACCCCATGTGTTCCTTCTTGTTATTCAGATTGGGAGGTTCActcaggaggagaaggaggtggtGCGGCAGATCAAACAGGCAATGGGTTCCCATACTTTGAGCTTCTCTGTGGTGGTTTTTACTCATGGAGACCTTCTGGAAGAAGGGACATCCGTTAAGGAGTGTCTGATAGACGGGTGCACGGACCTTGCTGAGCTGGTGGCTGCATGTGGGGGCAGGTACTGCGTCTTCAACAACCAGAGCTCCAAGAACAAGGAGCAGGTGTCTGAGCTGCTTGCCTTAGTGGATAGCATAATGCAAGGAAATGGAGGAGCGTGCTACTGCAGCAAAATGCTCCAGAAAGCAGAGGAGGAGCTGGCtcaagagctgcaggaggagaggaggctgCTGAACGAGAAGGAAGAGCTGTTAAAAAGGAAGCAGGAGGCGGCATTAAAAGAGTTGTTTGAAAGAGAGTTAGATGTGGttcagcaaaaaaacaagaaggaGATGAAGGAGCTAAAGAAACAACAGGAtctggagaagaagaaggagctgaAACTGGCACAAGATCGGGAAGAGGCCTTTAGACAAAAGATGGAGGAGTATGACAAGAGGGAGAAGGAAAGGAAGATACAACAGATGGTGAAAGAGATGGAGATAcgtagagaggaggaggagaagagggccGCTCTTCAAGAAAAGCTTGACAAAGTTTCTAAAATGCTGGAGGAGCAGTGCGAGCAGGAGAAGAAAATGAGAAGAGCAATGGAGGAGAATATCCAGAAGGAAAGAgtggaaaaggaaaagaaggagagagagaaggatttACAGCAAATACAGAAAGAACAGGCCATCAGgcagagggaggagatgaagagagaCGCTTTGCAGAAAGAGCTGGAAACACTCACCCGCAGCTTGGAGGAGCAGAGAAGcaaggaggaggacaggagaaaGCAAATGGAGGACCTGCTCCGACGCGAGAGGGAGGAGaaccagagagaaagagacatcCTGATGGAGAACCAGAGAGCGGAGAAAAGGAGAACAGCGGCTCTCCAGCAGGATCTTAAACTCATCAGAATGAAAGTTGAGCAACACAAAGGAAGTGAGGAAAATCTCAAGAGACAGCTGGAGGAGAAccggaggagggagagggagaagtaTGACAAAGACATGTCTAAGTTGAAAAAGCAGTGTGACCAGAAGTGCTCAGAGCTGAGCAACGAGAATAAGTCTGCAGAGAATCACAGCAGACTGACGACTGTGACAGGATATGTGCAAGAAATGGGACTGATGGGTGTGAACGCGGTTTTAGAGAATGTTGGAACTCCCTGCTGTATACAGTAA
- the chrna9a gene encoding neuronal acetylcholine receptor subunit alpha-9-I produces the protein MKKAALMVWISLLVQVSHGAQGHYARKLLNDLMEDYSNALRPVDDTDKALNVSLQITLSQIKDMDEKNQVLTTYLWIRQVWHDPYLKWDKDDYDGLEMINIPSDLVWKPDIVLYNKADDDSSESSSTNVKLRYNGEITWDSPAITKSTCVVNVAYFPFDTQHCKLTFGSWTYNGNQVDISLAMDSGDVSDFVPNVEWELHGMPAVRNVKLYGCCSDPYTEITYTLHLKRRSSFYIFNLLLPCFLISFLAPLGFYLPADSGEKVSLGVTVLLALTVFQLLVAESMPPAESMPYIGKYYIATMTMITASTSLTIFIMNIHFCGAEAKPVPHWAKVLIIDYMSKIFFVYEVGENCTTPESERTPLYPEEPANDKGSYFDDYHHDSDPYKYSNGHSVHHHNKHHKGQANGNANNSRNHYNNHNNHASRLERGEGKREPTQRYHHIRRDGLDYQAPSHPQNLQHLNGGLKEQLLFPTEKLQVPACPCCCPCLQHKQVVKNIQYITNCFREQRATCVKVAEWKKVAKVMDRFFMWIFFIMVFLMSILIIAKAS, from the exons ATGAAGAAAGCAGCGCTGATGGTTTGGATCAGCCTGTTGGTACAAG TGTCCCACGGTGCTCAGGGTCATTACGCCCGAAAACTTCTGAATGACCTAATGGAGGACTACTCCAACGCTCTGAGGCCAGTGGACGACACAGACAAAGCCCTCAATGTCTCCCTGCAGATCACCCTATCACAGATCAAAGATATG gaTGAGAAGAACCAGGTGCTAACCACATACCTGTGGATCAGGCAGGTCTGGCATGATCCCTACCTGAAGTGGGACAAGGATGACTATGACGGCCTTGAGATGATCAACATCCCCAGTGACCTGGTCTGGAAGCCGGACATTGTCCTCTACAACAA GGCAGATGATGATTCTTCAGAATCATCCAGCACGAATGTGAAGCTGCGTTATAACGGAGAGATCACCTGGGACTCTCCAGCAATCACAAAGAGCACATGTGTAGTGAACGTCGCCTACTTCCCCTTCGACACGCAGCATTGCAAACTCACCTTCGGCTCCTGGACTTATAATGGAAACCAG GTGGACATCAGTTTGGCGATGGACAGCGGTGACGTGTCTGACTTTGTGCCGAACGTGGAGTGGGAGTTACACGGCATGCCGGCAGTTAGAAACGTCAAGTTGTACGGTTGCTGCTCCGACCCTTACACAGAAATCACCTACACTCTGCATCTGAAGCGCCGCTCCTCTTTCTACATTTTCAACTTGCTCCTGCCCTGCTTCCTCATCTCGTTCCTGGCCCCACTGGGCTTCTACCTGCCGGCTGACTCGGGGGAGAAGGTTTCCCTCGGGGTCACGGTGCTGCTGGCGCTCACTGTGTTCCAGTTGTTGGTGGCTGAGAGCATGCCTCCTGCAGAGAGCATGCCCTACATAG gGAAGTACTACATAGCCACCATGACTATGATCACAGCCTCGACCTCTCTCACTATCTTCATCATGAACATTCATTTCTGTGGTGCTGAAGCCAAGCCGGTCCCTCACTGGGCTAAGGTGCTCATCATAGACTACATGTCCAAAATCTTCTTTGTCTACGAGGTAGGGGAGAACTGCACTACTCCGGAGAGTGAGAGGACCCCGCTGTACCCCGAGGAACCTGCGAATGATAAGGGCAGCTACTTCGACGACTATCATCATGACAGCGACCCGTACAAGTACAGCAACGGTCACAGCGTGCATCATCACAACAAGCATCACAAAGGCCAGGCGAACGGCAACGCCAACAACAGCCGTAACCATTACAACAACCATAATAACCACGCCTCCAGGCTGGAGAGGGGCGAGGGGAAGCGAGAGCCCACACAGAGATATCATCACATCAGGAGGGACGGACTAGACTACCAGGCCCCTTCTCATCCACAAAACCTCCAGCACCTGAACGGAGGGCTGAAGGAGCAGCTCCTCTTTCCAACAGAGAAACTTCAGGTCCCAGCCTGCCCCTGCTGCTGCCCCTGCCTCCAACACAAACAG GTGGTGAAGAACATCCAGTACATCACCAACTGCTTCCGCGAGCAGAGAGCCACTTGTGTCAAGGTCGCAGAGTGGAAGAAGGTGGCCAAGGTGATGGATAGGTTCTTCATGTGGATCTTCTTCATCATGGTGTTCCTTATGAGCATCCTCATCATCGCCAAGGCGTCCTGA
- the rhoh gene encoding rho-related GTP-binding protein RhoH translates to MNGVEEMSIKCVLVGDSAVGKTALLVRFTSETFPDTYKPTVFENTGVEVYMDGVQISLGLWDTAGNDNFRQIRPRSYQHADVVLICYSVANPNSLANVQRKWIAEVRENLPRVPVLLVATQTDLREMGAYRGSCITAADGRRVAQEVSAKGYLECSSLSNRGVQQVFEYAVRTAVNQAKKQARRRMFSINQCKVF, encoded by the coding sequence ATGAACGGCGTGGAAGAGATGTCAATAAAGTGTGTCCTGGTCGGGGACAGTGCTGTGGGCAAGACGGCGCTGCTGGTCCGCTTCACGTCGGAGACCTTCCCGGACACCTACAAGCCCACAGTGTTTGAAAACACAGGCGTGGAGGTGTACATGGACGGGGTTCAGATCAGCCTGGGGCTGTGGGACACGGCTGGCAATGACAACTTTAGACAAATACGGCCGAGGTCTTACCAGCATGCCGACGTCGTCCTCATCTGCTACTCTGTGGCCAACCCTAACTCGCTGGCCAACGTCCAGCGCAAGTGGATTGCTGAGGTTCGAGAGAACTTGCCCAGGGTGCCGGTGCTGCTTGTGGCCACCCAGACAGATCTGCGGGAGATGGGGGCGTATCGGGGCAGTTGCATCACAGCAGCGGATGGGAGACGTGTGGCTCAAGAAGTCAGCGCTAAAGGCTACCTGGAGTGCTCCTCCTTAAGCAACCGTGGCGTGCAACAGGTGTTTGAGTATGCAGTGCGGACGGCCGTCAACCAGGCCAAGAAACAGGCCAGGAGACGGATGTTCAGCATAAACCAGTGCAAGGTCTTTTGA
- the n4bp2 gene encoding NEDD4-binding protein 2, whose translation MPRRKKNGQSPARVPGGPPEGGSFGHNTGFNGAMANSFSSSTSLSSSDKEKIVKSMQEMFSHLDPEVIYIVLSECDFKVENAMDSLLELSKAAEGAAPIPSPVSGFERTAAALLSPRHFSEPRTDQNSSKLSVLSTSPPSTNLLTEEMDLLVDQELETLTAQQGVKEEHPGSQYLSIGTSLASFPPPPFPQQVLPELLQSSLQPGSRGPPGGVPEEHITGACSPLNQLSTWEDKAVEGEQQSTVDFTHLMTEKPGDKPKPPLDLAASGRPSAFQVYKKQDPSHTPSDEAGLMPSRAIVGGARSKVSMLNQEPTGYIPPPWNLQAPAFSPRVHGNQGPAFITPVAQAPSNWPGLPRHASPWLNHSPVSQAPLKPSATIPKSWALPAAPQPPAQNSRLRLQGKVLVMLRGAPGSGKSTLARALLEHNPGGVKLSTDDYFSRHGVYQFDPAALGEAHEWNHKRAKEAFERGANPIIIDNTNLQGWEMKPYVAKALKHGYKVLFREPDTWWKNKPRELERRTTHSVPVEKIRRMLDSYERYVTVQSIMGSHIPETRQRLPLENRSSQLVSSETPCPDLVGQPGLTEGSKKSRPQLYSSLPDVSSIGRSNEVGMLRDGTHKSTESLTFQPAGTLAENPEMSDEDNDLDFGELDSELDAQLEISHQIGNQRVPDCIVESVMSEDRGDELPVAFSESIAQRVRRERPSRRSGFDKLEPADLVKDTNQSDSETQKAEGDEMIREGGEKGMPKMLDFTGDWPCEESMEQRRMSRRERHQEGSGKEGEGVSQETDKKKRKEQPGPNVTEFQKLLDLIQTGVADIQTGSSRSPSLSPSSGEELEKEEEASGRFEESHGSRCNQDEREQNMKRVNSSRGELPDCVLDWKAADSCKVREPRIDHWEALETENEACSTKEGNVLDIDRDAASEGLKSGHPTNLLSAPTADSLVIAKIMEPNICHDGEESHNNEGRVGTEPTAGHVDMDRKNCADNGRETRVEADTSEVCQSPVCESSVESESGAFSGGSQEKKQRQGRRSGKQCKLALTFTQNCPAASLNTLECPDTTAQSINSTQNGINTDVNLDCSTLSLKPNLECKSQAQLQPPSPPLLVDFGSPTQTEPQDFALLWRLNHQDSTDDAGVSACSHPRDITVLSGNSSHFVPELSSAVSAAVAVHPSGHREVPYRVVHEKGTQVEEKELGAFQDRLESLRILSRHFKLVSFDTLEDLYNKCHQDLEWTTNLLLDSGERFFRDDGEKEEEEEEEEEDGAGWEDKSVETDVLDEQHPEALPKEEPTGSEEVINQLTFGTVSESSLINKDHAADTISSPQAERSLPPIVKEGERCDDTEHKVTSEADPEGGGACGGNLDDGVIIEEARVEIEEEIASMDEVHRLLQAELEEIEREQKQKKEERTERRHMEERRSRHPDIQSLELRLPTELALQLTELFGPVGIDPGACFSDDNAVQMDLNLAKLIHQTWKETIQERQRQATLSFHLLQESSAHWGDSQADRSGSRERTQAANFLISADGYASQDSHPEGRGQMPFMDHWNVPRPHVSFRDIIKEQQALQENVKKTRQSRADLDRRDGAALLKENQLYALFPSIDRHFLQDIFRDHNYSLTQTELFLRPLLEEEPVKTVVAPEAPRPDHLRAASKERGKRQKPPESIVPNYQDTEDPEYVDFRAEASQQRSRQLECFSKAAEAYKQGRKEVASFYAQQGHLHGQRMREANHRAAVQIFKRVNSSLLPNNILDLHGLHVDEALEHLGQVLQDKTTDCEQGLCRPQLSVITGRGNHSQGGVARIRPAVIEYLTNKHYRFTEPKPGLVLVSLK comes from the exons ATGCCTCGGAGAAAGAAGAACGGCCAGAGCCCGGCCAGAGTCCCCGGCGGGCCGCCAGAGGGGGGAAGCTTCGGCCACAACACGGGATTTAACGGTGCCATGGCGAACAGCTTTTCATCCAGCACCTCGCTCTCCAGCTCAGACAAGGAGAAAATCGTCAAAAGCATGCAGGAGATGTTCTCCCACCTGGACCCCGAAGTTATTTACATCGTGCTGTCCGAGTGTGATTTTAAAG TTGAAAATGCGATGGACTCTCTCTTGGAGCTGTCTAAGGCTGCTGAAGGTGCAGCCCCTATACCTTCTCCTGTCTCTGGCTTTGAGCGCACTGCTGCAGCCCTTCTAAGCCCACGCCACTTTTCTGAACCTAGAACTGACCAGAACTCCTCCAAACTGTCAGTGCTGtccacctctcctccctctACCAATCTCCTGACAGAGGAGATGGACCTGCTAGTTGATCAAGAGCTAGAGACACTAACTGCGCAACAAGGCGTTAAGGAAGAGCACCCCGGCAGCCAGTATTTATCAATTGGTACGTCCCTTGCCTCTTTTCCTCCACCACCATTCCCACAGCAGGTTCTCCCTGAGCTGCTTCAGTCGAGCCTGCAGCCCGGGTCTAGAGGGCCTCCTGGAGGCGTCCCGGAGGAGCATATTACGGGAGCTTGCTCTCCGCTCAACCAGCTCAGCACTTGGGAAGACAAGGCTGTTGAGGGGGAGCAGCAGTCGACGGTGGATTTCACACATCTGATGACAGAGAAGCCTGGAGACAAGCCGAAACCTCCTTTGGACCTGGCAGCTTCAGGACGTCCCTCAGCTTTCCAGGTGTATAAGAAGCAAGACCCATCACACACTCCTTCAGACGAGGCTGGGCTCATGCCCTCTAGAGCCATAGTCGGAGGAGCGAGATCTAAGGTGAGCATGTTGAATCAGGAGCCGACAGGCTACATACCGCCGCCCTGGAACCTGCAGGCACCGGCGTTTTCTCCCCGTGTCCATGGAAACCAGGGGCCAGCTTTCATTACTCCTGTGGCTCAAGCACCTTCCAACTGGCCCGGACTACCCAGGCATGCCTCTCCCTGGCTGAATCACAGCCCAGTCAGCCAAGCACCTCTCAAACCCTCTGCTACTATTCCAAAGTCCTGGGCCCTGCCTGCTGCTCCACAGCCTCCTGCCCAGAACAGCAGGCTCCGTTTGCAGGGGAAGGTCCTTGTGATGCTACGTGGCGCTCCAGGGTCTGGCAAGTCGACCTTGGCAAG agccTTGTTAGAGCATAACCCAGGTGGAGTTAAACTCAGCACTGACGACTATTTCTCTCGCCATGGAGTGTATCAGTTTGACCCTGCTGCTCTGGGGGAGGCTCATGAGTGGAACCATAAACGAG CCAAGGAGGCTTTTGAAAGGGGAGCAAACCCAATCATCATTGACAACACAAACCTGCAGGGCTGGGAGATGAAACCGTACGTGGCTAAG GCACTGAAACATGGATATAAGGTGCTGTTCCGAGAGCCGGACACTTGGTGGAAGAACAAGCCGAGAGAACTGGAGAG ACGTACCACACACAGTGTGCCGGTGGAAAAAATCAGACGCATGCTTGATAGTTATGAACGCTACGTCACAGTCCAGTCCATCATGGGTTCACATATTCCTGAGACAAGACAGCGCCTCCCTCTGGAGAACCGAAGCTCACA GCTGGTGTCTTCTGAAACACCTTGTCCCGACCTTGTGGGGCAGCCTGGATTGACTGAGGGATCTAAGAAATCCCGCCCTCAGCTGTATTCCTCTCTCCCTGACGTGTCGTCTATTGGTCGTTCTAATGAGGTGGGAATGCTGAGAGATGGCACCCACAAATCTACCGAGTCCCTCACTTTCCAACCTGCTGGAACACTTGCAGAAAACCCTGAGATGTCCGACGAGGATAATGACTTGGATTTTGGGGAATTAGATTCTGAGTTGGACGCCCAGTTAGAGATAAGTCATCAAATAGGAAATCAGAGAGTCCCTGACTGTATTGTGGAATCAGTGATGAGCGAAGATCGTGGGGATGAATTGCCTGTGGCTTTCTCTGAGTCAATAGCACAAAGAGTGAGGAGAGAAAGGCCAAGCAGGAGGTCTGGTTTTGACAAGTTAGAGCCTGCAGATTTGGTGAAAGATACTAACCAGTCAGACAGCGAGACACAGAAAGCTGAAGGGGATGAGATGATTagggaaggaggagagaagggaaTGCCTAAGATGTTGGATTTCACAGGAGACTGGCCTTGTGAAGAGTCAATGGAGCAGCGACGAATGAGTAGAAGAGAAAGACATCAAGAAGGAAGTGGGAAGGAAGGTGAAGGTGTGTCTCAAGAAactgacaaaaagaaaagaaaggaacagCCAGGACCCAATGTGACAGAGTTCCAGAAGCTTCTTGATCTTATCCAGACAGGAGTAGCTGACATTCAGACTGGCTCCTCCCGTTCGCCCTCCCTTTCTCCGAGCTCTGGAGAGGAActggagaaagaagaagaggctAGTGGCAGGTTTGAGGAATCTCATGGCAGTAGATGTAACCAAGATGAGAGGgaacaaaacatgaaaagagtcaacagcagcagaggtgaGTTACCTGACTGTGTGTTAGACTGGAAGGCAGCTGACTCTTGTAAGGTCAGGGAACCGAGAATCGATCATTGGGAGGCACTTGAAACTGAAAATGAAGCGTGCAGTACCAAAGAAGGGAATGTTTTAGATATCGACAGAGACGCAGCATCTGAGGGTTTGAAATCAGGCCACCCAACAaatctcctctcagctcctaCTGCTGATTCACTAGTTATCGCCAAAATTATGGAGCCAAATATATGCCATGATGGAGAGGAAAGCCATAATAATGAAGGCAGGGTTGGTACAGAGCCCACTGCTGGTCATGTTGATATGGACAGGAAAAACTGCGCAGACAATGGCAGAGAGACGAGAGTTGAGGCTGATACTAGTGAGGTGTGTCAGAGTCCGGTGTGTGAGAGCTCTGTGGAATCCGAAAGCGGTGCTTTCAGTGGAGGTAGTCAGGAGAAAAAGCAGCGTCAGGGTCGTAGGTCGGGGAAACAATGCAAACTGGCCCTCACCTTTACTCAAAACTGCCCTGCTGCTTCACTGAATACTCTTGAATGTCCCGATACAACAGCCCAAAGTATAAATAGCACTCAGAATGGCATTAATACAGATGTTAATCTCGACTGCAGCACCTTAAGCCTTAAACCAAACCTTGAGTGCAAATCTCAGGCACAACTGCAGCCTCCATCTCCACCTCTTCTGGTCGACTTTGGCAGCCCAACCCAGACAGAACCTCAAGACTTTGCTCTTCTTTGGCGTCTCAATCATCAAGATAGCACAGATGATGCAGGTGTTTCTGCGTGCAGCCATCCCCGTGACATCACAGTCCTGTCTGGAAACTCTTCTCACTTTGTGCCGGAGCTGTCCTCTGCCGTCTCTGCAGCGGTGGCAGTTCACCCATCTGGCCACAGAGAGGTACCCTACCGCGTGGTGCACGAGAAAGGCACACAGGTGGAGGAAAAAGAGCTTGGGGCTTTTCAAGACAGGCTTGAGAGCCTGCGCATTCTTAGCCGACATTTCAAACTGGTTAGTTTTGATACATTAGAAGATCTTTACAACAAATGCCATCAGGACCTAGAATGGACGACCAACCTGCTGCTGGACTCTGGAGAGAGGTTCTTCAGAgatgatggagagaaagaggaggaggaggaggaggaggaggaggatggtgcTGGGTGGGAAGATAAGTCTGTAGAAACTGATGTATTGGATGAGCAACACCCTGAAGCTTTGCCAAAGGAGGAGCCAACTGGATCTGAGGAGGTGATTAATCAGTTAACCTTTGGGACAGTTAGTGAATCTAGTTTAATAAACAAAGATCATGCTGCTGATACAATCTCATCTCCTCAAGCAGAACGTAGTCTGCCTCCTATAgtaaaagaaggagagagatgtGATGACACTGAGCACAAAGTGACATCAGAAGCTGACCCAGAAGGCGGAGGCGCTTGCGGTGGAAACTTAGATGACGGAGTGATAATTGAGGAGGCAAGAGTTGAGATTGAGGAGGAGATTGCGAGCATGGACGAGGTCCACCGGCTGCTGCAGGCTGAGCTTGAAGAGATAGAAAGAgagcaaaaacagaagaaggaggagaggactgAGAGGAGGCAcatggaggagagaaggagcagACACCCAGACATTCAGAGTTTGGAGCTGAGACTTCCCACTGAACTGGCACTGCAGCTGACTGAGCTGTTTGGTCCTGTCGGAATCGACCCAG GTGCATGCTTCTCTGATGACAATGCAGTGCAGATGGACCTGAACCTGGCTAAACTGATCCATCAAACATGGAAGGAAACCATTCAG GAGAGGCAGAGACAAGCAACTCTTTCCTTTCACTTGCTTCAGGAAA GTTCAGCACACTGGGGTGACTCGCAGGCGGACAGATCTGGATCCCGAGAGCGCACACAGGCAGCAAACTTCCTGATTAGTGCAGATGGTTACGCGTCACAGGACAGCCACCCAGAGGGCCGGGGTCAGATGCCATTCATGGACCACTGGAATGTCCCCCGCCCACATGTCTCTTTTAGAGATATTATTAAAGAACAGCAGGCTTTGCAGGAGAATGTGAAAAAG acCAGACAAAGTCGCGCAGACCTTGACCGGCGTGATGGAGCCGCCCTGTTGAAAGAGAACCAACTGTACGCACTGTTCCCCTCCATCGACAGGCATTTCCTACAGGACATCTTCAGAGACCACAA TTACAGCCTGACTCAGACAGAGCTGTTTCTTCGCCCTCTACTGGAAGAGGAGCCTGTCAAAACAGTGGTCGCCCCGGAGGCTCCTCGCCCCGACCACCTCAGAGCAGCCAGCAAGGAGAGGGGGAAG AGGCAGAAGCCCCCGGAGTCAATTGTACCTAACTATCAGGACACGGAGGACCCAGAGTATGTGGACTTCAGGGCCGAGGCCAGCCAACAGAGGAGCAGACAGCTCGAGTGTTTCTCCAAGGCTGCGGAGGCCTACAAGCAAGGTCGCAAAGAAGTAGCCTCATTTTACGCGCAGCAG GGACACCTGCATGGTCAGCGGATGCGTGAGGCCAATCACCGTGCAGCAGTTCAGATATTTAAGAGGGTCAACTCATCGCTGCTACCAAACAACATCCTGGATCTGCATGGGCTGCATGTAGATGAGGCCCTGGAGCATCTGGGCCAGGTCTTGCAGGACAAAACCACGG ATTGTGAACAGGGTCTGTGTCGACCTCAGCTCTCTGTCATCACAGGAAGAGGGAACCACAGCCAGGGGGGCGTGGCCCGCATCCGCCCCGCCGTTATAGAATACCTCACCAACAAACACTACag GTTCACTGAGCCAAAGCCAGGTCTCGTGTTGGTCTCTTTGAAGTGA